One segment of Gemmatimonadota bacterium DNA contains the following:
- a CDS encoding GNAT family N-acetyltransferase, which produces MLFATTELAARIERVEAGLMADSGRAVERSRPAASAMVLSLAGGVATYAGEGSPLNKVAGLGFEGPVSVAELEEVERLYAERGSPVHVELSCLADPSIGALLTGRGYRLVGFENVLGRELSDGPAGDSPGLDIRASDEADFDVWLDAVVTGFLSPNDEGLPAHESFAREALEQAIGDMAGAEGFLRYLARRDGNPAGGASMRLGEGVAQLCGAATVPAHRRRGVQAALLAHRLAVAARAGCDVAVVTTQPGSLSQRNVQRNGFELLYTRAVLMLEARGVE; this is translated from the coding sequence ATGCTCTTCGCCACCACCGAGCTGGCCGCCCGGATCGAGCGGGTCGAAGCCGGCCTCATGGCCGATTCGGGGCGTGCAGTCGAGCGGTCGCGGCCCGCTGCGAGTGCGATGGTGCTGTCCCTGGCCGGCGGAGTGGCCACCTACGCCGGGGAGGGCTCGCCGCTGAACAAGGTTGCGGGTCTGGGCTTCGAAGGGCCGGTGTCCGTGGCGGAGCTCGAGGAAGTGGAGCGACTCTACGCCGAGCGAGGGTCGCCCGTGCACGTGGAGCTATCCTGCCTGGCCGACCCGTCGATCGGTGCGCTGCTCACGGGCCGCGGCTACCGGCTCGTCGGCTTCGAGAACGTGCTCGGTCGAGAGCTGTCGGATGGACCGGCCGGAGACAGCCCGGGTCTGGACATCCGCGCGAGCGACGAGGCCGACTTCGACGTCTGGCTGGACGCCGTGGTCACCGGCTTCCTCAGCCCGAACGACGAGGGTCTGCCAGCACACGAATCGTTCGCCCGGGAGGCACTGGAGCAGGCCATCGGCGACATGGCCGGGGCCGAGGGCTTCCTGCGCTACCTGGCCCGGCGGGATGGCAACCCCGCGGGCGGCGCGAGCATGCGCCTCGGCGAGGGGGTAGCCCAGTTGTGTGGCGCCGCGACCGTCCCTGCGCACAGACGTCGGGGAGTCCAGGCGGCCCTGCTGGCTCATCGCCTCGCCGTCGCGGCCCGGGCGGGCTGCGACGTGGCGGTCGTGACCACACAGCCCGGGTCGCTGTCGCAGAGGAACGTCCAGCGGAACGGCTTCGAGCTGCTGTATACGCGCGCGGTCCTGATGCTGGAGGCACGCGGAGTCGAGTGA
- a CDS encoding DUF4105 domain-containing protein, whose amino-acid sequence MRKLFKLASLLVLLGTIALVVFLALRRPSLSRDWDEDVRILAGVEMADDGPVALSRVRNWRYAEDSIVSQSYLDAAFDPADIVDIWMYEQQLDDAGLIAHTFLVFEFDASYGPARYLGLSVETRRESGEEYSLIGGMLRAFEVTHVWATERDLVTRRVQYLDYPLTRYRLEIPEEYRARIFVKLAQETGDLAITPRWYNTATNNCTSSLIKYVNESEPGAIPLHYSYVLTGTVDDYLERLGYLDAESALAITRDYLAANELR is encoded by the coding sequence ATGCGGAAACTCTTCAAGCTGGCGTCTTTGCTCGTGCTTCTCGGCACGATAGCGCTCGTGGTGTTCCTGGCGCTGCGGCGGCCGTCCCTGAGCCGGGACTGGGACGAAGACGTTCGCATTCTTGCCGGAGTCGAAATGGCGGACGACGGACCGGTGGCGCTGAGCAGGGTCCGCAACTGGCGCTACGCGGAGGACTCGATCGTGTCGCAGTCCTATCTCGACGCTGCCTTCGATCCCGCGGATATCGTCGACATCTGGATGTACGAGCAGCAGCTCGACGACGCCGGCCTGATCGCCCACACCTTCCTGGTCTTCGAGTTCGATGCGAGCTATGGGCCCGCTCGCTACCTGGGGCTGTCCGTCGAGACGCGGCGCGAGTCGGGAGAGGAGTATTCGCTGATCGGCGGGATGCTGCGGGCCTTCGAGGTGACCCACGTGTGGGCGACCGAGAGGGACCTCGTGACGCGCCGGGTCCAGTATCTGGACTACCCGCTAACGCGCTACAGGCTGGAGATCCCCGAGGAATACCGCGCCCGCATCTTCGTCAAGCTGGCGCAGGAAACGGGCGATCTAGCCATCACGCCCCGCTGGTACAACACCGCGACCAACAACTGCACCAGCTCGCTGATCAAGTACGTGAACGAGAGCGAGCCCGGCGCCATTCCGCTGCACTACAGCTACGTGCTCACGGGAACCGTGGACGACTACCTGGAACGCCTGGGCTACCTGGACGCGGAGTCGGCGCTGGCGATTACGCGGGATTATCTGGCGGCGAACGAGCTCAGGTAG
- a CDS encoding DUF120 domain-containing protein, with the protein MRSGARIEGIVQSGHGDAAHWLTVFSEAYEAKLGTRMFPGSLNLLLAAPFDWFSAELQDGIIPFGRDEMGGERDVLLYPAWLPELDATLGFIWTTTIGASDRPDVRVVEFISEEGLRDRFGLQDGDVVVLQLGRTGGEST; encoded by the coding sequence GTGAGGTCTGGAGCTCGGATCGAAGGCATCGTACAGTCCGGGCACGGCGACGCAGCGCACTGGCTCACGGTGTTCTCCGAGGCCTACGAAGCGAAGCTCGGGACGCGGATGTTTCCCGGCTCGCTCAATCTCCTGTTGGCTGCTCCATTCGACTGGTTCTCGGCGGAACTGCAGGACGGCATCATCCCGTTCGGGCGGGATGAGATGGGCGGCGAGCGCGACGTCCTTCTTTATCCCGCATGGCTTCCCGAGCTCGATGCCACGCTCGGTTTCATTTGGACGACGACGATCGGCGCATCGGACCGACCCGACGTCAGGGTCGTCGAGTTCATCTCGGAGGAGGGCCTGCGGGATCGCTTTGGACTGCAGGACGGCGATGTGGTGGTGCTCCAGCTTGGCAGAACCGGAGGTGAGTCTACCTGA
- a CDS encoding tetratricopeptide repeat protein, which translates to MSSLFNELKRRNVVRVGVAYLVIGWVLAQVVDVIAEPLSLPDWFPTAVIVLLGVGFPIALILAWAFELTPEGLKRSDEVDPTQSITPRTGRKLNYVTAGALVVALGYIAWDATHEAAAALDPSVERSIAVLPFTDMSPAGDQAWFGDGVADAILHDLAQSDDLKVISRSSSFTFRDTVDIPTVAQALGARFVLEGSVMRAEDRVRVIAQLIDSQTDSHVWSETFNLDLDDIFAVQDEIAGEIAEALSVSLGAGERGGQPPPSLDTYDLILQARAAQTDRTGEGILRSVALLEEAVRSAPNSADALGELAMARLLPVYWARDTLPQQDYDAFHAGADSAASAALAINPTDVEALLAAGSILTLDYEFERAEELYLRALEVSPGSAVVFNWYGDLLQFWDRLEEAMTVETRAAELDPLQPANHMNLGNVYEEIGDDAAAAEAYRRSLELSPTLLFPRAGLMVSLYRQGALDEMVEVARGDPDPGLWPSHLRGARILRGLAGEDNSDARADLVAWAGEVDSSDPVRTHWVGRLLLLAGERDLWASLDSQWNGQPEPWGGWQIDTHPDTLAAHPGYAAYMRSPPRDKLIKARGHWEEE; encoded by the coding sequence ATGTCCAGCCTTTTCAACGAACTCAAGCGCCGGAACGTCGTCCGGGTGGGCGTCGCCTACCTGGTAATCGGCTGGGTGCTGGCGCAGGTGGTCGACGTCATCGCCGAGCCGCTGTCGCTGCCCGACTGGTTCCCGACCGCCGTCATCGTCCTGCTGGGCGTCGGCTTCCCCATCGCGCTGATCCTGGCCTGGGCCTTCGAGCTCACCCCGGAGGGCCTGAAGCGGAGCGACGAGGTCGATCCCACCCAGTCGATCACGCCGCGGACCGGCCGCAAGCTGAACTACGTAACCGCCGGCGCGCTGGTAGTGGCGCTGGGCTACATCGCCTGGGATGCCACGCACGAAGCGGCCGCGGCGCTCGATCCCAGCGTCGAGCGCTCGATCGCCGTGCTGCCTTTCACGGACATGAGCCCCGCGGGTGACCAGGCCTGGTTCGGCGACGGGGTAGCCGACGCGATCCTCCACGACCTCGCTCAGTCGGACGACCTGAAGGTCATCTCCCGGTCGTCCTCTTTCACCTTCCGGGACACCGTCGACATCCCCACCGTCGCCCAGGCGCTTGGCGCCCGCTTCGTGCTGGAGGGATCGGTCATGCGCGCCGAGGACCGGGTGCGCGTGATCGCCCAGCTCATCGACTCCCAGACCGACAGCCACGTCTGGTCGGAGACGTTCAACCTGGACCTGGACGACATCTTCGCGGTCCAGGACGAGATCGCGGGCGAAATCGCAGAGGCGCTGAGCGTGAGCCTCGGCGCGGGGGAGCGAGGTGGGCAGCCGCCCCCCAGCCTGGATACCTACGACCTGATCCTCCAGGCCCGCGCGGCGCAGACCGATCGCACGGGCGAGGGCATCCTGCGGTCGGTCGCGCTGCTTGAGGAGGCGGTTCGCTCCGCCCCGAATTCGGCGGACGCGCTGGGCGAGCTGGCCATGGCGCGCCTTCTGCCCGTGTACTGGGCCAGGGATACATTGCCACAGCAGGACTACGATGCCTTTCACGCAGGCGCCGATTCGGCCGCGTCAGCGGCGCTGGCGATCAATCCGACGGACGTAGAGGCGCTCCTCGCCGCCGGGAGCATTCTCACCCTGGACTACGAGTTCGAGCGTGCGGAAGAGCTCTATCTGCGTGCGCTCGAGGTGTCGCCCGGCTCCGCCGTGGTGTTCAACTGGTACGGAGACCTGCTCCAGTTCTGGGATCGGCTGGAAGAGGCCATGACGGTTGAAACGCGCGCCGCCGAACTCGATCCGCTGCAGCCCGCGAACCACATGAACCTGGGCAACGTGTACGAGGAGATCGGAGACGATGCCGCTGCAGCAGAGGCATATCGGAGATCGCTGGAGCTGTCCCCGACTCTGCTCTTTCCACGGGCAGGTCTGATGGTCTCTTTGTACAGGCAGGGTGCGCTGGACGAGATGGTGGAGGTCGCGAGGGGGGACCCCGATCCTGGTCTTTGGCCATCCCACCTTCGGGGGGCGCGCATCCTCCGAGGCCTGGCCGGCGAGGACAATTCCGACGCGCGCGCGGACCTGGTCGCGTGGGCCGGTGAGGTCGACAGCTCCGACCCGGTACGCACGCACTGGGTCGGTCGCCTGCTTCTGCTGGCTGGTGAGCGCGATCTGTGGGCGTCGCTCGATAGTCAGTGGAACGGACAACCGGAGCCGTGGGGTGGCTGGCAGATCGATACCCACCCCGACACCCTGGCCGCGCACCCCGGCTACGCCGCCTACATGAGGTCGCCGCCGCGCGACAAGCTGATCAAGGCGCGGGGGCACTGGGAGGAGGAGTGA
- a CDS encoding tetratricopeptide repeat protein — translation MTRSQHPEEDGSGADPGFWTRMRQGRFGQILVVYLGFSWVILQVVGELRESLNLPASIGPITLLLLGVGLAVTLATAWVQSHLEQRQATGELPGSWDLSLGELKESILRGRVPHLTWARALLGGVFAFSLLFGFAGLYVLIQDRGRSLAPEELASGDAEPGIAILPFDVNDAALDDLREGVPLLLATTLHSAAGVRPIAANTVLAHWDRGVAAGERADLALALEIARASGGSYALTGSAVALGGDIRLAGELFETTSGEPLGRVRVEGARDSVWTLVDGLAVEVVKTLTTVGGDGADVFNLAGVTTRSPAALAAYLEGEAHYRRGDFERAVTSLEAAVEEDSTFALAHYRLGQALSWFGLGDRSSAHLEKARTGSLPDRQVLFSRMTTATTRGRSTEPLDDLGAFVRQHPEDAEAWNALGEVLFHEGVLLDSPDWLDEATTALERAVELEPGSGLYLFHPLHQAFARGDSAHAAYLIERFGAVHAGSPMDLGHRLIWRYEFGSALPAMPPDSAVATLVSLGQWGGMLAFASRSFELGEAYLLRQSDGLGELPFELCNSVPLRAGRWKSLISYAADERMPFQSRFLCLHGAVQSGLPVPEAMLEEVTRSALAQNREETLRLGAYQLGAYYVDRGRWPQYEDLRAELRERLEAARSRADSVRADEWEFQLGSLQAYAHWAEGRREEAAKTLESLRPTQWQEHKWWLGRIYAELGRPADAARWLTGIIGGDGPYWPHVAPLLGSAYEQLGATDRAADLYRDFIARWKDADPELQPWVREAQDLLERIEGEGRPAA, via the coding sequence ATGACCCGATCGCAGCACCCGGAGGAAGACGGCTCGGGAGCCGACCCCGGCTTCTGGACCCGAATGCGCCAGGGCCGGTTCGGCCAGATACTGGTCGTCTACCTCGGCTTTTCGTGGGTGATCCTGCAGGTGGTGGGTGAGCTCCGCGAGTCGCTGAATCTGCCCGCATCGATCGGCCCGATCACGCTGCTTCTGCTGGGCGTGGGCCTGGCCGTCACGCTGGCGACGGCGTGGGTGCAGTCGCACCTGGAGCAGCGTCAAGCGACGGGGGAGCTCCCCGGCTCGTGGGACCTGAGCCTGGGCGAGCTCAAGGAATCCATCCTACGGGGTCGCGTGCCCCACCTCACGTGGGCGAGAGCCCTGCTCGGTGGTGTTTTCGCCTTCTCTTTGTTGTTCGGCTTCGCGGGCCTCTACGTGCTGATCCAGGACCGCGGTCGGAGCCTCGCGCCGGAGGAACTGGCCTCGGGGGACGCTGAGCCGGGCATAGCAATCCTCCCGTTCGACGTCAACGATGCTGCCCTCGACGACCTCCGAGAAGGAGTGCCGCTTCTCCTCGCGACGACGCTTCACTCCGCCGCCGGGGTGCGACCGATCGCGGCCAATACGGTCCTTGCGCACTGGGATCGAGGAGTCGCCGCGGGCGAGCGCGCCGACCTGGCCCTGGCGCTGGAGATCGCGCGGGCTAGCGGCGGCAGCTACGCGCTGACCGGCTCTGCGGTCGCGCTGGGGGGCGATATCCGGCTTGCAGGCGAGCTGTTCGAGACGACCTCCGGGGAGCCGCTCGGACGGGTACGGGTGGAAGGAGCGCGCGACAGCGTGTGGACGCTCGTGGACGGGCTCGCGGTCGAAGTGGTGAAGACCCTCACTACGGTCGGCGGCGACGGCGCGGACGTTTTCAATCTCGCGGGGGTAACCACTCGTTCGCCGGCGGCGCTCGCCGCGTATTTGGAAGGCGAAGCGCACTACCGGCGGGGAGACTTCGAACGCGCGGTAACATCCCTGGAGGCGGCGGTCGAGGAGGACTCGACGTTCGCACTTGCGCACTATCGCCTCGGACAGGCGCTTTCCTGGTTCGGGCTAGGGGACCGATCTTCCGCGCACCTGGAGAAAGCGCGAACCGGTTCGCTGCCCGACAGACAGGTGCTGTTCTCCCGGATGACGACTGCGACGACGCGGGGTCGATCCACTGAGCCGCTCGACGACCTCGGGGCGTTCGTGCGCCAGCATCCCGAGGACGCGGAAGCCTGGAATGCGCTCGGCGAGGTACTCTTCCACGAGGGCGTTCTTCTTGACAGTCCGGACTGGTTGGACGAGGCGACCACGGCGCTGGAGCGCGCGGTCGAGCTGGAGCCGGGGAGCGGCCTCTACTTGTTCCACCCGCTGCACCAGGCCTTTGCCAGAGGGGACAGCGCCCACGCCGCGTATTTGATCGAGCGTTTCGGCGCCGTACACGCGGGCTCTCCAATGGACCTGGGGCATCGGCTGATCTGGCGATACGAGTTCGGGAGCGCGCTTCCCGCCATGCCTCCGGACTCGGCCGTGGCCACACTTGTGAGTCTCGGCCAATGGGGAGGCATGCTGGCCTTCGCGAGCCGTTCCTTCGAGCTCGGCGAAGCGTACCTCCTGCGCCAGAGCGATGGTCTCGGCGAACTGCCGTTCGAGCTATGCAACTCGGTCCCCCTACGCGCTGGACGCTGGAAGAGCCTGATTTCGTACGCGGCGGATGAACGCATGCCCTTCCAGTCACGCTTTCTTTGTCTGCACGGGGCCGTGCAGAGCGGCTTGCCCGTCCCCGAAGCGATGCTCGAGGAGGTGACCCGGTCCGCTCTCGCGCAAAACCGCGAAGAGACGCTGCGGCTGGGAGCGTATCAGTTGGGGGCGTACTACGTCGATCGGGGACGCTGGCCGCAGTACGAGGACCTTAGGGCCGAACTCCGCGAACGCCTGGAGGCCGCTCGGTCCCGAGCCGACTCCGTTCGGGCCGACGAGTGGGAATTCCAGTTGGGCTCCTTGCAGGCGTATGCCCACTGGGCGGAGGGAAGACGTGAGGAAGCGGCCAAAACTCTCGAGTCCTTGAGGCCCACACAGTGGCAAGAGCACAAATGGTGGCTCGGCCGTATCTATGCGGAGCTCGGCCGCCCCGCCGACGCAGCGCGCTGGTTGACAGGGATAATCGGGGGCGACGGCCCTTATTGGCCTC